In the Ferribacterium limneticum genome, CGCTGTGAAACATGCTTGCCCTTGTCGGCCGCCTCGGTACCAATCGAACGCTGTAACTCCAGCGCCTTGTCCACCAATTGCTGCGCCTTGTCACCGGAACCTTCGGCATGCAGGCACAGGCTCTCAGTAACCAAGGCGGCCAGTTCGGCCTGCTTGTCGCCACGCCATTCCCGCTTCATTTCGGTGGCAATCTTGCGCGAAGCCGCTACATCGCCACGCTCGATCAGCACCCGCGACAGATTGGCAAAATCATCCACCGTCCGCAGGCTGGAACCCCGGTTACGCTCGATCACCTTGCCATAAGCCTTCTCGGCGGCGAGCAAATCCTTGTTGCGGGCAGCGACATCACCAACCAGGCGCTGCCGCACTGTGTTGTGCGGCGAGGCATCGGCACCGCGCTGCAGCGACTGCTGGGCTTCCTTCAGGCGCCCCTGCGCTTCATGCACCGAAGCCAGGAAATCGTAGGCCGACAGAAATTCCGGTGCCTCCGAAGTCACCTGTTCGGCCAGTTGCTCGGCCTCATCGAGCGCGCCACGATCGCGCAAGGCCATCGCCAACCCCATCTTGGCCCACGGCACGACTCGCCCTTCAAGCACGCGCCGGAACACTTCTTCGGCTTCGCGGGTACGCCCCAACTGATGCAGCAACTCCCCCTTGAAGCGCAAAGCGTCGTACATATAAACCGGCTGCTGCTGGATAACACGATCGCAGGCGGCAATCGCTTCCTGCAGTGCGCCGCTTTCGATCTGCTCATAAACCTTGCGCAGCACATGCTTCTTGTAGACAGCCTTGACCAAGCGGGCCTGCAACTGCTCGGCGGTGAACGGCTTGATCAGGTAATCGTCCGGTGCCAGTTCGGCCAGCGCCACAACATTGGTGTAGCTGCGTTCGCTGGTGATGATCAGATAGACCGTCGACAAGGGAATCAGGTGGGCATGGCGCAGTTCTTCGAGGAGCTGCTGGCCATCCCGGCCATCATCGAGGACGAAATCCGACAGGATGATGTCGAAGCGATTGCCCTTGACCTGACGAATCACTTCCGCCGAATTGCCTGCCCCATGCACCATGGTCACGCCCAGCGCGCCCAGCATCAGGCGCAACGAATCCCGCGCCGGCGAATGACGGTCGACAATCAAAACCCGTTTCTTGGTCAGCGACTGCTGCAAAACCAGCAGCATCTCTTCGTTGTCGAGTGTGCTGGAACCCTTGGCTTGGCTTGTGCTCATTCATGTCAAGGTACTTCAGTTCATAGGGCAGGGCAAGATGGCGGCAAAAACCTGTGAGATTTCAGCGCCCTGAAGTAAAATCCGCGGTCCGATACCGCGCTGCAACATAGCTATTTCAATGCTCTATCCCACCCGTTTCGATGTCATCGTCGTCGGCGGCGGTCATGCCGGCACCGAGGCTGCGCTTGCCGCGGCGCGGGCGGGTGCGAACACGCTGCTGCTGACCCACAACCTCGACACGCTGGGGGCGATGAGCTGCAATCCATCGATCGGCGGCATCGGCAAGGGCCATCTGGTCCGTGAGGTCGATGCGCTGGGCGGCGCGATGGCAGCGGCCACTGACGAAGCCGGTATCCAGTTCCGCATCCTGAATGCCTCGAAAGGCCCGGCCGTCCGCGCCACCCGCGCCCAGGCCGACCGTGTGCTTTACAAGCAGGCCATCCGCAGCCGACTGGAAAACCAGCCCAATCTGACCATTTTCGCCGAAGCCTGCGACGACCTGATCGTCGAAGGTGACCACGTCGCCGGTGC is a window encoding:
- a CDS encoding tetratricopeptide repeat protein, with product MSTSQAKGSSTLDNEEMLLVLQQSLTKKRVLIVDRHSPARDSLRLMLGALGVTMVHGAGNSAEVIRQVKGNRFDIILSDFVLDDGRDGQQLLEELRHAHLIPLSTVYLIITSERSYTNVVALAELAPDDYLIKPFTAEQLQARLVKAVYKKHVLRKVYEQIESGALQEAIAACDRVIQQQPVYMYDALRFKGELLHQLGRTREAEEVFRRVLEGRVVPWAKMGLAMALRDRGALDEAEQLAEQVTSEAPEFLSAYDFLASVHEAQGRLKEAQQSLQRGADASPHNTVRQRLVGDVAARNKDLLAAEKAYGKVIERNRGSSLRTVDDFANLSRVLIERGDVAASRKIATEMKREWRGDKQAELAALVTESLCLHAEGSGDKAQQLVDKALELQRSIGTEAADKGKHVSQRLAIDLAHACYATGNEGEAAKIMRQVAAENHEDPHLIDHITSVFEKTGQPDAGKALLDQVGKEIIDLNNKGVMAARSGDLEGAVQLLIQAAEQVPNLQFLVNAAKAIYSLMDKKGWDADLAARALDYLQRAQRKDRKSAKVASARELYVTVAKKYGIATDNT